The nucleotide window gggtgaaattttttcttccactcatagaatttcaaaaaaaaaaattcaaataaaatacatgtccaaacacaacttcgacttccaaaaattatttttcaacacaacttcaaaaacttttttttttaaatttcaaccaaatttatgtccaaactcTAGCTAAGATATGTTATCCTACTGCGACAAGTTTGAAATATACCAATAGTGACAAAATTCTTTATATTGTGAATGTGCCTAAGTTAAATCTTTTCTAATATGCACCCGGTGGTGTAATGGATTAATCTTATTACTTATACTCTTGATcgttttgtatattttcttttcggtggatataagaaaaagaaaaactagtAGGAAAAAGTAGTTAATTAAGATATCTAATGGCTCTTTTCGGTGTGGTCCATTTGCTTGAACCCAGACCCAAGCTGATTCAATCTGTAGAATTAATGAATTTCTCATCTTGATAGCTAGTCCCTAGCTATAACTATATCCatttaaaaagaatttaaaaaaagaGGAGTAAATTAAATTACTCTACGGAGAAGATTCCATAAATTGTATGTTTTGCTTAATTGGAAGTGAACTAAATTGATCCATACTCTATATATATAGGGTGAAAATCATTTACACTCCCTAACTTCGCTTTAAAAATCAAACTCCCTCTTCAACTATGAACAATTATCATTCTCCCCCTTTTATCCTACACAATGTCTATATTGCCCTTGTTATTTTTAATTCCATCCTCAATCCCTTTTTTATTGTATAtgctatttttatgattttacctATAATTTAAATTATACATTATAATTTacatttattaaaattataaatagaatattCCTTTTTATAAATTTGTCACAAAATCTATCATacttttatgatttttatttaatataaCGCGCATTAAGCATATCGCCGAGTTATATTTTCTTAGTGTTAAATAGATAATTTTTTAGATGTTTGTTATAAAATCTgcctttatttttaataattataagaTTTTGTATTACCTATATTGAGCATATATTTATAAggttttcactatttttattcttgattgtgtataggagtggcaaacgggagggtcgggtcggatatgatTCGGGTCGAAAATAGATAATGAAAAAATAAatcaattatccgacccgacccatatttaatacggataaaaaacgggttaaccagCGGATAATatgggttacccatattatccatgacttcttgtatatgatcacttttggcagaattcttagtctccctaacttgaggaaccctcaatttgaggctttacaaatgtaaaagttagacccattggttatccattggttacacattgattatccattttctaaatggataatatggttcttatccatatttgacccgtttttaaaaagttcattatccaacccatttttaagtggataatatgggtggttaactgttttcgTTTAACCATTTTGTCACCCCTAATTGtgtaaatgaattttttaaattgaatttctatttaataatattatttataagaTTAAACTatcttcttttaaattctattTTGTTAATCCTTTTTATTATTAAATGTTATTAAATTATatgcttgattatcatttttactttttcaATTTGAAAATTAAATTTAGTTGTTATATAGGTACATAGCATATATTTTAGGAAAGAAAAAAATATCATGATGCTAAAAAGGTAAAAGATTAAAAACAAAAAGAGATAAATGTTGATTTTATAAAAGTTAAAATAGgtatttaaaaaatttaactgACAAATGGGGGAGAATTACAATTGTTCAAAGTAGAAGAAGGAGTTTGACttttaaaacaaagtttggggaTGTAGATGATGTTCACCCATACAGTATATATGTATCTAAATTCTAATCATCCATGCCTATAGCTGAATAAAAGATAGCACTAATATACAAGCTCCATTATATCTTGAGTCTAGGTTAAGTATATGGTTAGATTCAAATAATACCAACAAGTGTGAAATATGTACTGAAGCTAaaagtataaaaaaaaattatttttttataaatagagAAACAAAGTTGTTAAACAGTATTATGTAATatttattgttgatttttcttaattatttactTAGTCATAAAGATAATATCTTTAatgcttttattttttataaagctGAGATGGAAAATCAACTTAGTAAAAAGATAAAGAGATTTATATTTGATagtagaacaacaacaacaacaacaacaacggcccagtataatctcacaagtggggtctggggagggtaatatatacgcagaccttacccctaccccgaggggcagagaggctgtttccaggagaccctcggtttaagaaagcaacaagagacgatatattagtaccatcaatagaatcataataaaataacatcaatataaGAAATATGAAATAGATGGAAGGTATAATAATAACCAGTAGctaaagccctgcatcagtagATTACCACTAGAATCCTAAAACTAACTCCTAACTGTCTaatctcactctagtgcgctgtagaaatattcacaacttccccctagcctacaaccttaatgttcgacctccacaattccctgtcaagggtcatgtcctcagcaattctaagtcgcgtcatgtcctgcctgatcacctctccccaattcgtcttaggtctccctctacctctcctcgtacccaccataACCAGTTGCTCACACCTcttcaccggtgcatcagtgctcctcctgtgaatgtgcccgaaccatcgaagtcttgcttcccgcatcttatcctccatgggagtcacgcccaccttctctcgaatttcttcattcctaatcttatccatctttGTATGCCcgtacatccacctcaacatcctcatctctgctactttcatctctggatgtgtgagtttttaaccggccaacactcagtcccatacaacatggcaagcctaaccactgctctataaacttaccttttagtaacggtggcactttcttatcacacaggactcccgatgctaacctccacttcatccaccccacccatatacggtgtgtgacatcctcatcgatctccccgatcccctgaaaaaccgacccaaggtacttgaaactatgcctcttgggaatgacttgagagtcaagcctcgcgtccactcccgcttccgttggctcgaccccaaatttgcactcaaggtattccgtcttcgtcctgctcaacttgaaacttttAGAATCAAGgtcatgtctccaaacctctagcctctcgttgacgctgCTTCGTgtctcatcaattagaactatgtcatcagcaaatagcatgcaccatggcacctctccttgaatatgatgagttagtgcatccatcaccagggcaaataggaatgggctgaacgcagacccttggtgcaaccccgtaacaacCGGCAAGTGCtcggagtcgcctcctactgtcctaacctgagtcttagctccatcatacatgtctttaatcagcctaatgtaggcaaccggaACCCCTTTAGCCTccaagcagctccataagacctccctaggaaccttgtcgtacgctttctccagatcaataaacaccatgtggagatcatTCCTCcgatccctgtattgttccaccatcctcctaataaggtggatagcttatGTGGTAGATCGctccggcatgaacccgaactgattTTCTGAAATAAATagcgtccttcgcactctcatttccaccactctctcccaaactttcatggtatgactcaataatttgatacccctatagttgttacaattctATATTTGATAGTAGAAGAGAATATTTAATTCTGACCCAttctttaaaagaaaaaaaaggaataatgCACGAAGTAACATCTCCTTACTCGCTCGAGTCTAATGGAGtaattgaaaggaaaaacaaaacaacCAAGTTTGAACAAAGAAAATTAGAGAAAGAAAGACAGTTgtggaccacaaattccaaaacttTATGGTTCAACAATTCCACTGAAGTTGAcaaaattttaaagctaaattagaGTAGTTCAACTTAgtattataaaattaaaattaaaatattcaaaaactAAATTGAACGAAGAGTGTACTAAACAATTGTAAAATCTGCCAAAATAGCGTAATCAAACAAAATGCAAACTACATGGTCCAGTACATCTTATCAAGATGTTTTTTTGTAAATTACataagaattagaacaatcaattTTGGCTCTAAATGTATCAATCATAAGGAAAATCTAATATCCTCTATTTCTCAGCAATTCAAGAAATTAGGAGTAACTTAATTTCAATTCTAACCTGACAGGTAATCTTCATTATTTTTAAGTTtacaaattttacttttttttatggAGAATTTTATATACATATCTTTTGGGTGATTTAATCTGTATCTCAAGGATGAAATTGAAAGGTAATTATATGCTCACGTCATACATCTAGTAACAAACAGAACATGAATCAAAAAGAACGACCCACAATTTAAAAATTAATTGCATGACTATATAAAACTATAGTCTTGACAAAATATTGTTAAGGGCTAGGACAATGTTATCATAATACTCCCATACACGTGGCACATCCTTATCCCTAGCTGCAAAATCCAATCTTGAAACAGTATTGAACAAAATGGAGTAAAGCTTCCTCAACTCAGGCCTCAGTTTTCCTGGTTTAGCTTGGATGATGGTGTAGATATCTTGTTTAAGTAAAGCTGAGCTTTTTCTCAAAGCCTTTTGAGCTTCTTTCCATGTTTCTGCCTCTAACAATTCTTTGACTTGTAATAAACTCTTTGCATGGCTTTGAatcccattttctgcttcttcaaGTGTCTGGTCAGGAACTGTGATTCTGAAATCAAAGGCATTGGCAGTTTTTTCACTTAAAAGAATGAATGAAGTTGCACCAAGATTTAGACTTGTTCTTCGAGTGAAGTGGTGGGAATGGAGGCACATTTGAGTTCTGTTTTTGCTTTGGTTTAGGTTAAAAGGGTTgggaatggaagaaggaaaaggaattaATGGTTGGATTGGTTTTTGAACCAAAGGTATAAGTAGTGCCATTCTAAAATATGgacttttgatttttcaagattgaacAAATTTAATTGGAGAATATCTGAACAATTTACGAACCTGAAACAAAATCTGGAAAATGTAAAGCCaggcaaaaaaaaaatgaaacagcCAAGGAATAATAAGAAATTAAATAAGGAGCCCCCGGCGAGGATCGAACTCGCGACCTTTCGCTTACGAAGCGAACGCACTACCACTATGCTACGGAGGCCTGTTGATATATATGTTCCTCAGATATTTTAATATATCCAATATCTGAAATGTACTTCGTTCATGAAGACACTATAATAATTGAACGATCTTTTGTTATGAACGATTTTGGGCCAAGCGACAAGAGTCTAAGGTGGagggaaaattttggaaaattgaaaaattatgtGTGAAACCAAGGTAAGGGTGTATTGTGGGTCGGGCCCAGTCCGGGAAATCTAGCAAACGGGCCGGTCCCTAACGGTCCTAAAAGCCTAATGTGGGCCGGTCCTCACCAAATAGACCGCGAGCCCGGgaccatttaaaaaaaaattaaaaaggccAACGGTCTGAAATTTAAAAACTAGCAGTTGGCCTGCAATTTTAGCCGTTTGGCGTTTTAAAAAATAGACATTTGGCCcacaaactttgttttaaccccaaactttttataattacacttttccctattctcaactataaatactccataattctttcattttcactcgcaaattcatcaatctctctctaattttcttctataattgcttactttattattgcaattttgtgaaaatttgtttagttggtgaattgaagtattcaagtcttcaacgatattcaattttcaagaagttgttcgtcaattcggcaAACTCGTTctaactcttaagttttaatattatagttttgtttgttttagttagtataattataattaatatggacttttctttgaaaaaaatatttggtggtaagggtaagagaaaatctaaaattggtgaatctagtcgcCAAACTACTACTCtttccccggctccccgacccagacctgttacccgtcctcctccacctgttattcttgatagtgataacccttgtttttaatttttcgatagtcaattttgccatgatagtgcaccaggtcaacaattaaatgatgaagttatgaatgctctttatcctaatcaaattatctttgaaaatgatgaggaaaatgatgatttagatgaaatgcaaccggatttagatgatacacctactagtcctgttaataacccaattgataataatccaaatgatgccccgtttgaccctcctgtagtaacccctgcttttaatagacaaccttctaaacggaccgaaacatctcttgtttggcacttttttactcaactaagagaacaaaataaggctaagtgtaaaacttgtgggtctttgatggctcataaatatactggagaccgtagcggtacgAGTACTTTGACTAGACATATAAAgaaacaccctagagataaagctagatatttacaaatgaaagctgcGCAAGAGGGCAGAAGTTTAGATACTgaggttaaccctagtacagggtcaaatctagttcaaccggaAATTAACACTATTACCGgtggcattttatattatgatccaaataaagatcttgaagaattggcaaaaatggttactgttgtgtgcttaccctatagttttccttctaaccctcactttgtgcattatattaaaagagcttttaatcctacttataaaggatggcctcgcgcaaccgtaaagagcgatatttataaatataaacatgaatatgaataatatctacgctatttatttactcatatagattgtcgcattgctattactactgatattggtagaagtggtaatgactgtgattatctaactgttacaagtcattggattgatgaggactggataatgcaaaagcgcattattacttatagaataattaattcacgccacacaggtaagtttattgctaacacagttgcagatttttgtagatatttttgcattagagataaaataatgtcGATTTCAATGGATAATTTTTCTAGTAACACTAAtgctataggcttgcttacaactacactaaatcctgcatttagtaatattttttatgtcatatgtatttggcatatttaccatttaatcgtcggtgatggtataaaaattttaaatgtggaaattgaaaaggttaaaatggctcttaattggcttttttattcaaaccgtagaagtagacttagagaatattttaaaaaatgtgatgaatttggtCTTAGAGAACGAAAGGTTCAtaaaccttgtccgactagatggaattacatatatgaaagtttagttgttgcatatgaatatagaaacccaataaaCGCAACGTATAATGCTCGTGTTAGTGGTGATGATGAGCACCTTTCAAATCAGGATTGGACTAATATTAAAATGCTTGTAGgctttttagaacaatttcatgTTGCTATAAATGAATTATctaggcaatattatcctactatttctaactgtttagtttatattgcagcatttgcagatttgtttactcaattttcagagggtggagtaatttatcaacttgctattaattctatgaaagataagtttaaaaaatatttttttcatatcccccctatttttggtgttgctgtcatgttaaatcctacaatgaaattaggaggtcctcacttttggtacACAAAAATTTATGATGTTTATTACTTTCAgatgaggaatttgctacacttggaaatgcaaaagcctcaattaaagtaaatgctcaaacaatttataatgtttatcaacttgccttagatcatgctagaccaaatgttccaactcctacttaagtgatccatattaatcgtaaacctaggacccccttccccttatttgctttcatctcttctcgtGAAAccattcaaatcttttttttccATAAATTCCTGTCCTCTCTACTTatcttcaaaagttttcaacctaattgcaatgttgtatgcaagtccttatttgagttttgattgtttacttgtaaagtcacaattgtaacatggctgggaccacactagtggatcttgaggggtacCTAActccttcccctcgagataatttttagcccttacccgaactctgggtttttccaacttaaaactttcttaaagtgtcctaatgcactataatcattaggtggcgactcttcaaaattccaaaaccc belongs to Nicotiana tabacum cultivar K326 chromosome 6, ASM71507v2, whole genome shotgun sequence and includes:
- the LOC107775253 gene encoding psbQ-like protein 3, chloroplastic, with amino-acid sequence MALLIPLVQKPIQPLIPFPSSIPNPFNLNQSKNRTQMCLHSHHFTRRTSLNLGATSFILLSEKTANAFDFRITVPDQTLEEAENGIQSHAKSLLQVKELLEAETWKEAQKALRKSSALLKQDIYTIIQAKPGKLRPELRKLYSILFNTVSRLDFAARDKDVPRVWEYYDNIVLALNNILSRL